In the genome of Mytilus edulis chromosome 14, xbMytEdul2.2, whole genome shotgun sequence, the window AATACGTCAGTTGTCAGTATTGCACCTTAAACATGTTGAATACAGCAATTAGTTACCTTCCCCCATAGTTCTGTTTTTAAATAGTGAAAAATTGCATGCGCCACTCGTTataagttatcaaatttattagTGTTAAATGAATAACGGAACATATTCTGGAATTTGAAGTTAAAGAGCTTTagattaattgtattttttttacattttgaaagaaACAATTTAACTATCCTTCCTCACGTTTTTTGTTTGAAAGCAGTTTAGTTTTACTTATAACAAATACGCATTAAAAACGTTGTTCTGTTAACTTGTTTTGCAGTTAAGTGAATCGATAGTCAATGATTCTTGCCAATTCTTGTTTTCAAAGATTTTCTCTCATTAATCACGACGAAtatctttgtatatttttattgaaaGATATCAATTTAACAGCCATACGTTTCCCTTAATTTGTTGCATCATTACAGAAACTTTaaataatgaatgtttttttttactaatgttTTACTCATATAAAAGTTACAATCTCAAAACTTTTCCACATTCAACCGTCTAACGACTCGtcacaattatctttatctattgGAATACAAATAACGCATGTGCCTGTTGTATACAGTGAAACAGTATGTATTTCATACTAGTCCATATATTGTCAATTTTGTTTGCCATACAACACATAATAGTTGCTAGACCACCATGCACATCGAAAGACTGTTTGGAAGTTCGAATGCCGCTTTTGTCCAACAACTTAAAGGCTCCGTTGATTGCTGATTTAGACGTGTCATTCATAAACCAGCAATTGAAGGAATATATCGATGAAACCATTAACTATACATTCAGTAACAAAATCGAAGACATTGTCGATTCAAAGCAAGACCTGTTGAAGACGTCGATGTTGAGTCAATATGAACAAAATCTGAATGAGACAAAGAATATATATAGCGAACAATTGCATGACATTATCACAAGTATAGATCAAAAACAGGATGGATtgcaaatacaaattaaaaattacTCATTACAATTGAACAACagtgaatatatttttaaaaaggaagTTAAACGTTCATTCGATAATGTAGACCAACAGCTAGCAAACTTGAAGTTAGCCATGTTTTCGGAATATGTTAGAGATCTTCAGATTACAAAAGCTGTTTATGAAAAGAAATATTCAGAGTTTGTAAGTGACTTGAAATCCCAATTCGCAGACTTTTCGAAAGGCCTTCGAGAAGAATTTGcaatgataaaaactaaaagtGAAAACCAGTACCATGACATGATCGCATGGAAGGATAATATGActgaacataggggtaaaattttTGATAATGtaataatagaaaatatatatgatattctaCACAATCAACCCCCTTGTTGGTCTCGGGAGAGCGTGGTCTCGTCGTGTGCGAGAGGTTGTAGATTTGAAACCCGGTAGGGTAAAAAATGAAGACGTTCAAATGGTATTTGTTGTTTCAACGCTAAGCACGCGGCATTTATTAGTAATTGTAAGGACTGGTCGGCTCGGAATGAGAATAATGTGTCTGGGTAAAGCGACTTTTCGTCTTGTTAATTATTACCTTGTGAACCAACACGTACATCAATTACGCCTCCttgtgtcggtctagtacaatgAAGTGTCGATATTCTCATCAAATTTAGATGTTCAAGTTCATAATATGCATTTATTGAACAAAAAAACCCAACAGTTATACAATATCTTCAAATGGACGAAACGGCCAAAATAAGTTGAATATTGAAACGGTTTGCTCTTaataagtaaactcatcatagatactaggattacaTTTACTATTAacaccagatgcgcgtttcgtctacaaaaaattcatcagtgacgctcgaatccaaaacagtaaaaaaggccaaataaagtacaaagttaaagagcattgagggctAAAACTCCGAAAAgctttgcaaaatacagctaaggtaatctattcatgaggtagaaacgccttagtatttcaaaaattcaaaagtttgtaaacagtaaatttattaataTGATCCCATCAATGATACTGTTAAAACACCTTCTTATTCAGTTTAACCTTTATGGAAACTTTGCATACGAGTGGCGAAAGAGCAAACAAAGTAAGGAAATCTATTTGTCTCGATATGGTTTTAAATATATCTTTACTCTATCTGCACAATAATAGCAGCTTAATATCACGAAAACGACTTTTGTACTACTAGAAATGTTGTGTatataatgttattattttgtttagagTCACTTTCTTTAAACTGTTAAAGGAGTTATTCTTTTGGTTACAACCATGCTTTCTAGATTTTAAAACTAATATTGTGATTCTGTCATGCTTATTAGTTATTTTTGAATGCATATTACAATCCTTGTcatataatttcaattaaaaaaccaTCATCCTAATTATGCTGTATTTTTATaaggtgaatatgttttttttttatttacagttgGTTTTACTGCTTGTAATGCATACTACACATCTGAAAACAAAATCAAGTTTACTGCAGTAAAAACAGCATATGGTCTTTCTCGATCCCCTCCGTATGGCGACGGAAATTTTATTGTTGAAAAGGCAGGATTTTATCTAGTCAGTGTTAATATACTATCAAAGGTTTCAAGCACATTTTATATTAGATTGAATGGACGTGATATATCAAGAATGTATTCCCGTGGATCCGCTGATGATAATGGACAATTCACAGGATCAACATCTTCTTTCATCAAAGCAAAAGTAAACGATATTATAGCTATTGCAGGATCTGGAGGTAATATATCAACTGGAAGTTGTCTTACAATAGTGAAGTTATAACCTGAACACTGGTGCTTTTAGAACACAAttgaataatgttttatttttcaaaatcaagAAGACATTATCTTCAgaataaatgtatagaaaaatatcatttcCACTTTTATTAATCATTGTCCATTTGATTATACAAATTTGaactttaaacaaatttaaaaagtttaaagagaaacgagagataccagagggacagtcaaactcatagattgaaaataaactgacaatgccatggttaaaaataaaaagacaaagagacaaatgatagttcacaagacacaacatagacaaccaAAGActataagcaacacgaatcccaacAAAAGTTGCGAGTTCTCAAAACGTACTTCCTTGTTCATTTGACCTGTTTATACTATTTTTAATacctttttgttatttaatgtttacttattcGTGGTTATATCTGGTTATATACCAGTTTTGATAAGTGTTTGATATaactataaattttcacttcttcgtactatgaacatcaaaactttttttatataaatatttcctTTAACGAACTGTATacctaaaaacaaaattattttcatttacctgcgAATAAATGGCGGATTTTTGTTCAAgcttataattgttttttttttaattgatgaacatATCACAGCGGTAAAATACTGTTACTTTAATTAGTCATCCCTTATCATGCGTTCTattgttcgtctgtttgtcttttcatttttagccaggcattgtcagtttattttcgatttattagcttgactgtccctctggtatctttcgttcctcttttgaggtattcaattgatattttatagtgtatctttctatgttgtgatgttacaatattgtttcTGATAAGGGTGAATGTTTGGTACTATCAAAACGTTAAAActcgctgcaattgtttgcacctgtcctaagtcaggaatctgatgttcagtagttgtcgttcgTTGATGTGCTTCATACGTGTTTtatcatttctcgtttttttttgtgtagaatagatcgttggttttcccgtttgaatgggtttacactagtATTCTTTtactctttatagcttgctgttcgttctgagccaatgctccgtgttgaagaccatactgttataaattgtgacttggatggagagttgtcttttaGGCGCTCATACCACAACTACTTATATCTATCTGTAGATATGAAAACGAATTAGTATTTATCAATGcaaagtgtgtgtgtgtgtgggtttttttttgggggggggggtgtcacaATAAATATTTTCCTAGCGTTTTccttaaaaactataaaatgtttgTAAGACACACGTTTCAGATTCTCAGAGCCTTTAGTTATTCCAATCTTTataatagtaaaatcacaaaaaaaaaccgaGCACAGAACGCCAAGCAGAAATCCTGACTCTTTTCTAAAGAATACTTAGCAAGGGAGGAATGTAATGGAAGATGGAGCTTAccgtagaaaaaagtaaaatcaccaaataTACTGAGcttcgaggaaaatttaaaacagagagtccctaatcaaatggcaaaatcgaaagctcaaacacatcaaacgaatagataaaaactgtcatatcctgacttggtacacgcatTTTCCTATGCAGAAAGTTGTGAATTTAACTTGGTTTTATATCTATCTGAACCTCTCACGTGTGTGACAGTTGCATAAAACGTCATTATATTGACAgcaatgtttgaacaaaacagGTAAATTTTTCAGAATTgaagtacagcagtcaacattgtgttataatccttatcactataaaaataaagaaatatgtaacaaagaagcacaaaaaagcatatagacgAAGTTCATAAGTAACATTGAAAGACAAGCATAATTTATCATAGGACATTTAAACAATGATTGAAAGGAAAAGTACAGAGCCTCGTCATGTAACATTGAAACTGAAAAAGACATACacacaaaaaaggaaaaacaagaatataaataaaggcaacaaaagTTAGCTCGTAAATgaacagaacaaaaacaaatccgggttacaaactaaaactgagggaaatgcattaaatataagaggagaacaacgacacaacaataaaatgtagcacacacagaaacgaactaagcattagacaaaatccgatgagaataacaaatataacaacaaaactaaatacatgaataaaggatagaaaagtaccgtgacacgtcttatagtaatgtgaattcacactcaaatataagaggaatcAAACgatacaacaaaaacacaacgttttaaaaaaataccatagcacaataaaacAATAACGGGACGtatatataagtacagagccacgtcggATTTATAATTAAAACAGACTGAAAAGTAGATGTAATATAcagaaagacaaataaaagaataatataacaagttattaagatgataacaacaTCAATACCCGGAACTTATAAATAAAGACTAATGTGTATTATTTTGTGAAGATGAGACggaatatttaaaaacaaggtCTGgttaccttccgatgaactttattttataaaaaaggacgagacgttctttgacatatccctAGCTCATTAACTTTTAACTCACagactggtgacgttttacaaggTCTAAGTTGGAAAATATTGAATAGCGAAGAAGTCGggaaatatatattacatatgcAGGCGAAGTTTTCATGTTGCTGCTAAGGTGCAGGGAAAttgatgattgaaaaaaaaaatctactctTTTGTCATAGATTCCGGAAGTCAAGTGAGATGACCGcatttttcaaattcaatatataaatctaaaaatgagatggaggaagccgtgtctgttgtttgttTGATTTCTAGTTCTGAAGGATTTATTAATGGAACTTAAtaagaaaagtttggattgttaatggaagggaaatcatcaatatatctgaatgtgaaattaaacgACGGAAGATAATGCCAATACTGGAATATCTATATAAAACAGTTGGATAATACAATAGAAACAAAACCCCAACCACTCGACTTAGAAAAAAATAGACATACAAAATATGACAGCAACTCATTTTCCAGATAGACGGATATGGTACAGGGACAACATGTTATTATTGAATTTCATTCTGTATCTGtaaatcatatgtttttttaatagaGCACATAGTACAAAACCTATGAGTTGCAGTTTTAATTGATTACAGTTTTAACAATTCTTTAACATCTACAATCAAAGTTATTCTATTTGACCTATGTTATATGGCGGAATTCGTTATCATTTTTGAAAAGTCGTGAACAGAAATACACGAGATcttcttttgatttatttatgttttcagAAGATTTCTGTTTTATGTATACAACAACGTAATGGTCTTGTTGTCACAGAGTTTTGTCGTAGTGTCCCTTTTTTAAATCAGCAGATGTGTAGCTAGGGTAAAATTAACAAATGACATAACAAACAAACACGTCAAAATCAACACACTCTTCTGCAGAAGACAGTTCGGTATTCTGTATGTAATATATAGTCCGGCTGATTGGTGCAGATAAAGAGCAGAATTGCtaacttgatgaggaaagcatgaaacttaaCACAGTAGTTCTTGGTTGcataccctttgatttcagctatggccCCACTCAGAAAAAAcgttataaatatcaagattgtcctCATGGCAATCTATTATAATTTCGGACATTAAAGttatgattctttaaaaatggtcTTCGTGTTCTTGAAtgtgttatcaattaattttaagatataaataaaatagttttttttctagaatgcatagatttgcaaatatggctgcatatACATGCCGAGGGCACCTTGTCTCATGTCTCTTCAAAgccacgtcttacgtcacttatcgGGTTTTCATCTGCTGTACCCactatattttcaaattattctatgtaacCAATAGGTGCACCTTTCTTCAGGCGGATGTGACAattgccatcatttaaaatgATTAAGAGACAGCTATTTTATTTACCAACTACGTGCAAAACCAATGCGCAACTAGTCAGCGGGCATGATTCCAAAATGAactcctggtcagcacttttaCTAGCTGTAATGGTAACAGTCATTCCAGAGTTTTGTCatgaggtgatgtttcatggccAATAGATAAGGGAGTCGATCATTGGCCTACTGGCCCGCCCGTTGCTGTTTAAAGACTCCGTTTTTGGGGTTGAGCTTTGGTTTCTTTTGTATTCTATTGAAGATGATCGTTGCCTGAAATAGCCGGGATTTCTGGGGTTTGTCTGTGGAGATGCTGATCGTTGTCCTTCGTGACTATAGGATCTCTGTCTTGGTAGGGGTGTCGCTGGTCGATAGGCATTACACTTGAATGTATTTGTATCTGGCGATCTACCGCGATTATATTGATCAGGGGATCTTCCATgtgtatattgatcaggtgataTTCCATTGATCTGGTGATCTTCCAGGATTTTATTGATCAGAAGGTCCATAGTTATATTGATCGGCTTATCCACGGTTACACTGATTAGTTGAAATAATATCATCAGCTTTTTTTGTGACAAATAGAGTGAGGTTACGCGCCTAATTTAccaaaggactgctcatattCCCTTTATCGGTCGGTGATACTACGCCATCAGCATATATAGAAGACGATGGCCATAATTGGTACTTTTTGATCCACATATCGCCATCGGGTTGGCTACAgagatttataattattttaacgCCTTGATCGTTTCTGGATTCCTCTCCGTTAATGTCTTGATGGATTATTGTCTTTACATCCTCGGAGGAATGCTTCGGCTCAATCTGGTCTGAGCGTCTTTCTTGCTGATGCACTTCTTCAATGTTTTTCttaaggccttggaatcatcatctgtgtttaccGTGCGAGCGTACTCCAATACAACATCGGCCAGGCAATTAAGGAGCCTAGACACTTTTTCCCTGTTTTCCAATTGTCTTTTACTGGCAGTCTGTTCACATTGGTAATTGAACGCCTCCCAAGTCATCGATCCTCTTCCATTGATTGTTGCATTTTTGAGAGCTGTGGGCTTCGGCACCCGAATTTTCTTGCCATCGGATATATTCTCTCTCCAGAGAGATGTTGCCACACTCTTTTGGTTTCCTttgccctttcctggatcggtcaGTGGAGTCAGCTTGCTGTTGTTGCAAGCCTGTTAGAACTCCAGGAACtgacgaggttgtcataattgAAGTATTAAATGTGGGAGGAGGATTTGCCATTGACTGGACAGGGATGGTACTGTTAGTAGGCACTGTAGTCAGCATGGGAGAAACTTGATAGGATCCACTTGCagccaattgtttctgtaatggtgtgctgcTTTGAACCAAATAAGCTGACAACAACCgaggaaggagacacagttcaattTTAAAGTGCGTCTGAACACCGTCGGTGCGTCTACCGTTATGagacaaacacattttttatcaattcgcgcttcgctctgttttatattgcggtcAATCTGAGTTGTTCTTTGAGCATAAGATTTCCTATCTGCAAAAaattcttggtacaattgttGAATAGTCATTTATGAGTTGTCCTCTGTTAAAATATCTTCAGCTGTAGGTTTCTCCATATTCCcaagtgattcagtttctgccatttcaatgctcttgtccttgttgtcctcaattcctgccgtttcactgatatgtgtttatACAATTCTCAAATCACAGTATTATATctcaaattgaaaaatattgcaacccaagaaataagataggcactgaataatatcttaaggcAGATAAATCTAAAATCACAActtttatgtgtgacccaagacaaaaaatattgcagcttttaaaattaattgataaaacatTCAAGAACACGAAGACCATTTGTAAAGAATCAtactctacttgccgacttgtttctttattattataaggctgacgtcatgcaggaacttcttaggaagaaagacaagaagttagcaatatccgttaaccctactttccgctatatagatgatgttctttcactaaataattcaaaatttggtgactatgtggaacacatctatcccatcgaactagagataaaggatactacagataaaGTTAAGtaggcctcatatcttgacttacatctagaaattgccaatgagggtcggttgaaaacaaaactttacgacaaaagagatgatttcagctttccaattgtgaactttccatttctaagtagcaacattcaagcagcacctgcatacgggttatatatctcacaattgatacgatattcctgtgcttgcattttcttgatagagggttgctgctcagaaggaagctattaaaccaagagttccaaatggtgaagttgaaatcatcccttcgtaaattttacggacgccatcatgagttggttgaccgttatggataaCCGTTTCaaaaataatatcggatatgtcccttacgtcgtaactacaatcccattccctttcatggatgtgacctaccgaattagactatttaccggatttgttatcatataagcaacatgacgggtgcaacatgtggagcaggatcttctcaCCCGTccgggcacctgagatcacccctagtttttggtggggttcgtgttgtttattctttagttttctatgttgtgtcatgtgtacttttgtttgtctgtttgtctttttcatttttagccatggcgttgtcagtttattttatatttatgagtttgactgtccctttggtatctttcgtccctcttttaatgaaaGCTACAACTGCAGCTTTTTATGATAGCTActactttttatatatgaaatgaCAAGCCAGGCAAAAGCAAAAGGACATAAACTTGAACAGTGGctaaatgacatataataaaatgcttaaattcaggtcaattctcaatgatgaatatttgcttattttcaaggcagccattttgaaaatagccgatattttcaatttcaagtacaccaagtcattcaaatgTGTTGAATTCTGTgcttccagcatcaaatccactgtgaTTTGTGCAATTCTGGAAAATATTAAAGAATGAATGGCGACTATCTTGAAAAAAGCCGCCATATTTAATGTTGAGGGTGGGTCCCTAGCTAGTATTGCTCAGTTCAAAACAATGTGCCATCATGCAAAatttggtgctttcctcattatttgagcaatttttacACCGATCGGCCGGACTTAAGGTTAGATATACTAGTAATAGGGTTTTAAGGGGCATCTGTCTTAAATGTTTGATGTCTTTTATACTTTAACTGAAcctttttcgtttgtttttctaTTGACTATAGTCAATTGTGCTTTTTCGCTCAACATTTTCTTACAACTCAGGAGATATCAGGCTCGAATCACAACAGTCGGAGggaaaatcaaatatgaagatGAAAGGATTTATGTTTTAGAAATTTGCTCGTTGGATTGTTTGATTATGGATATACAGATAACAAATCTATTTATTCAGATAtattaaataatgatataaatacTTATCCGTGATGCATGAATTGACTATGACAGGTAATTGGGGggatttttatcaaataattattCCGAGAATGATATATCATTATAGAAAAAAACCTTTATTAAAACTCGGATCTAAAATTAAGAGCGTCTAAGACAATGAAAAATAATTGCAATTGAAACTTAACTCTTCGAAGAAGTTTTCAGGAATAGTAAACCAATTTTATAACAACTTTTGAGCTAGAAAAATACACGATAAAAGATAATTTAAGTATTAAACAATACTGGTTAGTATgctgatttaaatatatatgtttgtttaaaaacacTTGGCTTTTTAACTTCATGTCTTGTTTTCAACGTGTAATTAATACAAGTTGATAACAGCGCTAGTAGAACATgaagtttgatttaaaatcttTGAGGGCAGCTCTCTGTTGATCAAagctatatttaaaatatttataattgttcAAAGCCAGCTTAGTGTTCTCCTTAAATTACTTTACTTGATCTTATTATTGACGttgttatttcaaaatatgaTTAAGTATAATGAGTCTGCATGTGATATTAACCATATTGTTAAAGATTAAGTAAAAAAGTAGGTGCAATCAAAAGTCACACTTCGttattcattcaaaaataaaattgttacaGTTTTGATACACATgtattacattatatatttattcaggATATccaaaatctatttaaatgttATTATTATGTGTACATTGTATTAGCTTTAAATCAAGTTATCTTATCACTGCACATAGACACAGATAACTAAACAAGGAAAATATCTAGTCATTAATGAGGActgaaattattatttaataattcgAGAAACCTATATAAAATGTTAATCTCTTGGGTGACCAAAATATTAGCCGTATCGTTCATTCTTCATGGCGGATGTTCATTCCTGATTGATAGTAGTACCCTCAGACCTAGTGATGGAGGTCAGTTCCTCACTACAAGGCATTATATGCAATTAATGGATTTACTGTTTGAAGAAAAGCAGTCACGACGTCGACTAGAGCAGATTGTCACAACGCTTCAGACAAAAGTAGATGCCATGAGTAAAAATGAAGGACAACACGAGGTAAACATAACAACGTATCTTCAACCATACGTTACCCGCATAGCAAATCAAGAGAAAGAGCTAACGACCTTACGACATACATATGATAGTATTCTTCAGACCAAGGAATCCGAGATAGACAAACTATGCACTGCAGTAACGGTTTTAGAACAGAATCACACAAGCTTGCTGCGGGATTATACAGTAACTCAGGCAAACTACCGCACACTTAGGCTAGAACTGGAaggtttaaaacaaattaaaaatttaaatgtggCTTATGGTTTGCAACAAACTAACAACGACATAAACAAGTTAAAAGCAAGTAATCAAGCTAGAAGTCAGGATTTTCTTGCTCTTTACAATTTAACAATATCATTTAAAAAGGACATTAGTATCGCAAAAAAGGAACTAGATAACGTTTATAATGGTAAGTAAAATAAGTAGTTCAAAATTAGACAAAACAGAAATCAAATGTAAATCTATTTAGAATCCCcataattgaagaaaaaaaaacaacgtagTGAGCAATAGTTGTGTCTTCATAAATTGTACTCTGCAGTTAAGAACAAATCAAACTTTATAAAATCTGCTCTTCtttgtataaatattaaaatatcattctAACTTGTATTTCCTAAAAAGGAGTTCCAGTTTTTAAGTCAACATAGAAAGCGGGCATACTAGTTATTGCGATTTCGATGACAATTTTGTGACTTGTATATTTACATTTTAGggacatgtttttctttgtcgatttaaaaaaaaacctatccGCAATGGTACGTATTTTTTTTGTTGGGTGCTAAATGGAGATTGATCAAGTAACTGCATGTAGGAAATAAAAAGCTACCATTCTCATTATACATAATAGTTTAGTTGTATTTTAGTTTATTGCATTTACTCCACTTTTCATTAAATTACACATTAGTGCCAGATTGCTCTTAACATGAATGCATATTCTTTAATTCACAAATAGatcaatatcattttttttatgtaccttTTTGAACAAAAGCAAAAGAACAGAGCTTTTATTGATGTTCTGAAtttcaaagtcacagtgaggcctaCAACAGGGTACAAAGCACGATCACATTTTTGATTGACTTTGTTAGATGTAACACCACCTAATCGGGCCCGGTCAAAAAAGAACATCATtgcttttcaaaaaaaataatgatgagaGAAAAACACTTTTGTAACTGAAAtatctttaattttgaaattttgaattttgagatAAGTGAACTTCGAAATTTGAGATGCAGCAGCAAacataattacaaaatatattaatatataaaatacaggCAACAGCAAActcttggatagagagttgtctcgtttGCACCATTAACACATCAccttatttataataaatgataaacaaaatgGAAATGCACCACAATAGTCCGTATGATTACAACAAAAAAATCTGTGCAGCAGTCTTTTGCTATTTCAAtatgcaatttgaattatataggATCACTTATTGACACAAAGATGAAAGAATTGAAGGACAAGATGTCTCGTTTAGAAATGTTACAGAATTTGACCTCTATGCAAGTTAATGCGACCATTCAAGCTTTTTCTGAAAAGGGTAAGTGATTCGCCTTTCCGatgaattcaaaacggaaagtccctaatcaaatgacaaaagcccaaacacatcaaacgaatgataacacaactgttatattcctgacttggtacaggaattttcttatgtagaaaa includes:
- the LOC139502758 gene encoding uncharacterized protein, with product MYFILVHILSILFAIQHIIVARPPCTSKDCLEVRMPLLSNNLKAPLIADLDVSFINQQLKEYIDETINYTFSNKIEDIVDSKQDLLKTSMLSQYEQNLNETKNIYSEQLHDIITSIDQKQDGLQIQIKNYSLQLNNSEYIFKKEVKRSFDNVDQQLANLKLAMFSEYVRDLQITKAVYEKKYSEFVSDLKSQFADFSKGLREEFAMIKTKSENQYHDMIAWKDNMTEHRVGFTACNAYYTSENKIKFTAVKTAYGLSRSPPYGDGNFIVEKAGFYLVSVNILSKVSSTFYIRLNGRDISRMYSRGSADDNGQFTGSTSSFIKAKVNDIIAIAGSGGNISTGSCLTIVKL